In Photobacterium sp. TLY01, the following proteins share a genomic window:
- a CDS encoding CoA-acylating methylmalonate-semialdehyde dehydrogenase — translation MIEKVPLFIEGKFCQSQSDEWVDVTNPATNEVIAHLPCALTSEIDQAIASAKATFEKWKTVPVPERARLMLSYQQLLKAHHDELACLLSSETGKILADAKGDVWRGIEVVEQAANIASLMMGETTENVATNIDTYSLIQPLGVCSGITPFNFPAMIPLWMFPLAIAAGNTFVLKPSDQVPLTSVRLAELFEQAGAPPGVLQVVHGRKAQVDHLLEHPDIRTVSFVGSVPVARYIYQTGTHNLKRVQAFAGAKNHLVVMPDANKEQVINNLVGASVGAAGQRCMAISVAVFVDGAKAWIPELKEAMAAMKPGGWDEEDAAYGPLISAEAKTRVLRLIQEGKAQGAVCELDGSECTVKDYPNGNWVGPTLFSGVTPEMSIYREEIFGPVLVCVEAGSLEEAIALINNNPYGNGTSIFTANGAAARKFQHEIQVGQVGINVPIPVPLPFFSFTGWRGSFYGDLHAYGKQAVRFYTETKTVTARWFDDDIPKGPNLTINMDH, via the coding sequence ATGATTGAGAAAGTACCTCTGTTTATTGAAGGAAAATTTTGCCAGTCGCAGTCCGATGAATGGGTCGATGTGACCAACCCCGCGACCAATGAAGTGATCGCCCATCTGCCTTGCGCACTGACATCCGAGATCGATCAAGCCATCGCCAGTGCCAAAGCCACCTTTGAGAAATGGAAGACGGTCCCTGTGCCTGAACGGGCCAGACTGATGCTGAGTTACCAGCAACTGCTCAAAGCACACCATGATGAATTGGCCTGTTTGCTCTCCAGTGAAACCGGCAAAATTCTGGCCGACGCAAAAGGGGATGTCTGGCGCGGCATTGAAGTGGTTGAACAGGCTGCCAACATTGCCAGCCTGATGATGGGGGAAACCACTGAAAACGTCGCCACGAACATCGACACTTACTCTCTGATCCAGCCATTGGGTGTTTGCAGCGGTATTACGCCGTTCAATTTCCCGGCCATGATCCCGTTGTGGATGTTTCCGCTGGCTATCGCGGCCGGGAATACCTTCGTGCTGAAACCTTCCGATCAGGTGCCTCTGACCTCTGTCCGGCTGGCAGAATTGTTCGAACAAGCCGGTGCGCCTCCCGGTGTACTTCAGGTCGTCCATGGCCGCAAAGCCCAGGTTGATCATCTGCTGGAACATCCGGATATCCGCACTGTGTCTTTTGTCGGCTCTGTGCCGGTCGCCCGCTATATCTATCAGACAGGCACCCATAATCTGAAACGGGTTCAGGCGTTTGCGGGTGCGAAGAACCATCTGGTTGTCATGCCGGATGCGAACAAAGAACAGGTGATCAACAATCTGGTGGGGGCATCCGTCGGGGCGGCCGGTCAACGGTGTATGGCAATTTCGGTTGCCGTGTTTGTTGACGGCGCAAAAGCCTGGATACCCGAACTGAAAGAAGCCATGGCAGCCATGAAGCCCGGCGGCTGGGATGAGGAAGATGCCGCATACGGCCCGCTAATTAGCGCGGAAGCCAAAACACGGGTACTGCGACTGATTCAGGAAGGGAAAGCGCAAGGGGCGGTGTGTGAACTGGATGGCAGTGAATGCACGGTGAAAGATTACCCGAACGGGAACTGGGTTGGGCCGACCTTATTCAGCGGCGTTACGCCTGAGATGAGCATTTACCGCGAGGAGATTTTTGGTCCTGTGCTGGTCTGTGTCGAAGCGGGTTCGCTTGAAGAAGCCATTGCGCTTATCAACAACAACCCTTACGGAAACGGCACGTCAATTTTCACCGCCAACGGCGCGGCAGCGCGCAAGTTTCAGCATGAGATCCAGGTCGGTCAGGTAGGTATCAATGTGCCGATTCCTGTGCCATTGCCATTTTTCTCGTTCACAGGCTGGCGTGGCAGTTTCTATGGTGACTTACATGCTTATGGCAAACAGGCCGTCCGTTTTTACACAGAGACCAAAACGGTGACAGCGCGCTGGTTTGATGACGACATCCCGAAAGGGCCTAACCTGACCATTAATATGGATCATTGA
- a CDS encoding acyl-CoA dehydrogenase family protein translates to MDFELNEDQRAFEDAARQFAREQLLPMAASWDETSTFPKDVLRNAGEMGFLSLYTPVEHGGMGLSRLDASVIFEQLAMGCTSTTAFMTIHNMVSWMVASFATDQARAECCPKLITGEWLGSYCLTEANAGSDAASLTTKAVRLGDHYEISGAKAFISGAGETDLLIVMARTGEAGPDGISAFIVPADAEGISYGRKEPKLGWHSQPTRAVTFDKVRIPADYLLGEEGQGFRFAMKGLDGGRINIATCSVGTAQQALNLARQYMTERKQFGKPLAQFQALQFKLADMATELVAARQLVRYAASKLDSGDPEATAYCAMAKRFATDVGFAVCNQALQLYGGYGYIQEYPIERHFRDVRVHQILEGTNEIMRLIIARRLLNDDTALL, encoded by the coding sequence ATGGATTTTGAACTCAATGAAGATCAACGTGCCTTTGAAGATGCTGCCCGTCAGTTTGCCAGGGAGCAATTACTGCCCATGGCAGCCAGCTGGGACGAAACGTCTACGTTTCCCAAAGATGTGTTACGCAATGCCGGAGAAATGGGCTTTCTCAGCCTGTATACACCGGTAGAACATGGGGGCATGGGACTCAGCCGTCTTGACGCCTCTGTCATTTTCGAACAATTAGCCATGGGCTGTACTTCAACCACAGCATTTATGACCATTCACAATATGGTGAGCTGGATGGTCGCCAGTTTTGCAACCGATCAGGCAAGAGCGGAATGCTGTCCGAAATTGATCACCGGAGAATGGCTCGGATCCTATTGCCTGACTGAAGCCAATGCCGGTTCTGATGCGGCATCGCTGACGACAAAAGCGGTGCGTTTAGGGGATCACTATGAAATCTCAGGTGCAAAAGCTTTTATTTCCGGAGCCGGAGAGACGGACTTGCTGATTGTGATGGCCCGGACCGGAGAAGCCGGGCCTGACGGCATTTCGGCGTTCATCGTGCCGGCCGATGCTGAGGGTATCAGCTACGGCCGTAAAGAGCCAAAACTGGGCTGGCACAGCCAGCCAACACGCGCGGTGACATTCGATAAAGTCCGGATTCCGGCTGATTACCTCTTAGGGGAAGAAGGTCAGGGGTTTCGGTTTGCCATGAAAGGCCTGGATGGTGGCCGGATCAACATTGCCACCTGTTCTGTGGGTACCGCGCAACAGGCGCTGAATCTGGCCCGGCAGTACATGACAGAGCGCAAACAGTTCGGTAAACCGCTCGCTCAGTTTCAGGCCCTGCAATTCAAACTGGCTGATATGGCGACTGAGCTGGTGGCGGCCCGTCAACTGGTGCGATATGCCGCCAGTAAACTGGACAGTGGGGATCCGGAAGCCACGGCCTATTGCGCGATGGCAAAACGGTTTGCGACTGATGTGGGATTTGCTGTCTGTAACCAGGCACTGCAGCTCTACGGTGGTTATGGCTACATTCAGGAATATCCGATTGAACGCCATTTCCGCGATGTGCGTGTCCATCAGATATTGGAAGGAACCAATGAAATCATGCGCTTGATCATCGCGCGTCGGTTACTAAACGATGATACTGCACTGCTTTGA
- a CDS encoding acetyl-CoA C-acyltransferase, with product METTTKTAASQRGESQQPEKEVWIVSAKRTPLGSFQGQFSSLSATTLGAYAIKGALESIGIFADELAPEQPDGLNIDEVLMGCVLPAGCGQAPARQAALNAGLPISTGCVTVNKVCGSGMKTVMLAADMIRAGSIHTAVAGGMESMTNAPYLLRQARGGFRLGHQTTEDHIFLDGLQDAYEGELMGVYAQQIADELQFSREDMDDWAAMSVERARLAIEHGWFDQETCPVVVADRRGERLVKTDEHPNEVDPAKIPQLKPVFAKDGTVTAANSSAIADGAAALLMMDSETARHHGLSPIAIIRGQTTHARLPSEFTLAPVNAIRQLLDHLNWSVDDVDLWEINEAFAVVTQIAVRELHLNADKVNIHGGACALGHPIGASGARIIVSLIHALRRKQQEDGAVSKGVASLCIGGGEATAIAIELPAL from the coding sequence ATGGAAACCACCACCAAGACAGCCGCATCCCAACGCGGCGAGTCTCAGCAGCCTGAAAAGGAAGTCTGGATCGTGTCGGCCAAGCGAACCCCGCTGGGCAGTTTTCAGGGGCAGTTTTCTTCTTTATCAGCAACGACACTGGGGGCGTATGCGATCAAAGGCGCCCTGGAAAGTATTGGAATTTTCGCCGATGAACTCGCCCCCGAACAGCCCGATGGACTGAACATTGACGAAGTACTGATGGGTTGTGTACTGCCAGCCGGCTGTGGCCAGGCACCGGCCCGTCAGGCGGCATTGAATGCCGGCTTACCTATTTCGACCGGCTGCGTGACGGTGAATAAAGTGTGCGGATCCGGAATGAAAACCGTGATGCTGGCTGCAGATATGATCCGTGCCGGCAGTATTCACACTGCAGTGGCCGGTGGCATGGAAAGCATGACCAACGCACCGTATCTTCTCCGGCAGGCCAGGGGCGGTTTTCGCCTCGGGCACCAGACAACGGAAGACCACATTTTCCTGGATGGATTGCAGGATGCTTACGAGGGTGAACTGATGGGCGTGTATGCCCAGCAGATTGCGGATGAGCTTCAATTCAGCCGGGAAGACATGGATGACTGGGCTGCGATGTCAGTCGAGCGAGCGAGGCTGGCGATAGAGCATGGCTGGTTCGATCAGGAAACCTGTCCCGTCGTAGTGGCTGATCGTCGGGGGGAGCGTCTGGTGAAGACGGATGAGCATCCTAATGAAGTGGATCCGGCCAAGATCCCGCAGCTGAAACCGGTATTTGCTAAAGACGGCACAGTGACAGCCGCCAATTCCAGCGCCATTGCCGATGGTGCAGCCGCGTTGCTGATGATGGATAGTGAAACTGCCCGTCACCATGGTTTATCGCCCATCGCGATCATTCGCGGTCAGACAACCCATGCCCGTCTGCCGTCTGAATTTACCCTGGCACCGGTCAACGCTATCCGTCAGTTACTGGATCACCTGAACTGGTCAGTTGATGACGTGGATCTGTGGGAAATCAATGAAGCGTTTGCGGTCGTGACGCAAATTGCGGTGCGTGAACTGCATTTAAACGCCGACAAGGTCAATATTCATGGCGGGGCCTGCGCGCTTGGCCATCCGATAGGGGCCAGTGGTGCCCGTATCATCGTCAGCCTGATCCATGCCCTGCGTCGTAAACAGCAGGAAGACGGCGCCGTCAGCAAAGGCGTTGCCTCGCTATGTATCGGTGGCGGGGAAGCCACTGCGATCGCTATCGAATTACCAGCTCTATAA
- a CDS encoding enoyl-CoA hydratase, whose protein sequence is MHPLTQTGGPIEVMIDGHVAVLTMNHPPANTWTADSLHQLKSLVEALNTDKSIYALVLTGKGEKFFSAGADLKLFASGDKGVAADMAYCFGEAFETLSSYRGVSIAAINGYAMGGGLEVALACDIRIAEAHAVMALPEASVGLLPCAGGTQNLAWLVGEGWAKRMILCGERVSASQALDIRLVEEVVASGQGLETAMKLAAEVANQSPTAVTACKALIQQARFAPLHQGLIQERERFVRLFDTADQQEGVNAFLEKRAPVWKNE, encoded by the coding sequence ATGCATCCACTGACACAAACAGGCGGTCCGATTGAGGTGATGATTGATGGTCATGTCGCGGTACTGACCATGAATCATCCGCCAGCCAACACCTGGACGGCAGACAGTCTTCATCAGTTGAAATCTCTGGTCGAAGCACTGAATACAGACAAATCCATTTATGCTTTGGTACTGACCGGAAAAGGGGAGAAATTCTTTTCTGCCGGTGCCGATCTCAAACTCTTCGCCAGCGGCGATAAAGGCGTGGCGGCTGACATGGCGTACTGCTTCGGTGAGGCCTTTGAAACCTTGTCATCTTACCGGGGAGTCTCAATTGCAGCAATCAACGGTTATGCCATGGGCGGAGGTCTGGAAGTGGCGTTAGCCTGTGACATCCGTATTGCTGAGGCCCATGCGGTGATGGCACTGCCGGAAGCCAGTGTCGGCTTGCTTCCATGCGCTGGTGGCACACAAAATCTGGCCTGGCTGGTGGGGGAAGGCTGGGCAAAACGCATGATTCTGTGTGGAGAACGGGTGAGCGCCTCGCAGGCACTGGACATTCGTCTGGTTGAAGAAGTGGTGGCTTCAGGACAAGGGCTGGAAACCGCAATGAAACTGGCGGCGGAAGTCGCGAACCAGTCCCCGACAGCGGTTACTGCTTGTAAAGCTTTGATACAGCAGGCAAGATTTGCGCCATTACATCAGGGGCTTATTCAGGAAAGGGAGCGTTTTGTCCGCCTGTTTGATACTGCCGATCAACAAGAAGGGGTGAATGCATTTCTGGAGAAACGCGCACCAGTCTGGAAAAACGAATAA
- a CDS encoding MerR family DNA-binding transcriptional regulator, with translation MDTFKISELAKEFGITTRSIRFYEDVGLLQPDREGAIRIYQRRDKTRLKLILRGKRLGFSLAEIRELFDLYDTNQSDGQLRQMIAMIDEKQHKLQRQLNDIKVVMEELNAAKSRCKLALNGKTKEK, from the coding sequence GTGGACACCTTTAAGATCAGTGAACTTGCCAAAGAATTTGGTATCACCACCCGCAGTATTCGTTTTTACGAAGATGTGGGACTGCTCCAGCCAGACAGGGAAGGTGCGATTCGCATTTATCAGCGGCGGGACAAAACGCGGCTGAAATTAATTTTGCGGGGAAAACGACTGGGGTTTTCGCTGGCCGAAATCCGCGAACTGTTTGACTTGTACGACACCAACCAGAGTGACGGTCAATTGCGGCAAATGATCGCCATGATCGACGAAAAACAGCACAAACTTCAACGCCAGTTAAATGACATCAAAGTTGTGATGGAAGAGCTCAATGCCGCAAAAAGCAGATGCAAGCTGGCACTGAACGGTAAAACGAAAGAAAAATAA